From the Desulfohalovibrio reitneri genome, one window contains:
- the flgA gene encoding flagellar basal body P-ring formation chaperone FlgA, which translates to MKRFPASLFLLPLALALAVAAWGGMASAATSGREWAVVTMRAACVQDGVVELGEIAAPFGPIPDKTWERLADTRVAKAPEQGRKVVINPDQLRWLMRRALGDEASVVSVKGGLTLQRGGYVVREEELRDVVVDFLTKRLSGMEGEIELRNLRLPDAVFLPGDFSELKVQEPDELEPGRVNLRIKALTADGRELRSIVAGAFVDRWIDVPVAGQPLNSGDVLTMDMVGHDRKNAAYFNGEPASMEGLPLRVTRSIGRGMVIYEDDLEGVPLIARGEKVRLEYRGENVTLRTRAEAETEGTFGDMIMVRNLQSGRKVRAQVWDDGTVVVK; encoded by the coding sequence ATGAAGCGGTTCCCGGCTTCCCTTTTCCTTCTTCCGTTAGCCCTGGCGCTGGCCGTCGCCGCCTGGGGGGGCATGGCTTCCGCCGCCACCAGCGGCCGCGAGTGGGCCGTGGTCACCATGCGGGCCGCCTGCGTTCAGGACGGCGTGGTGGAACTGGGGGAGATCGCCGCCCCCTTCGGACCGATTCCCGACAAGACCTGGGAACGGCTGGCGGACACGCGCGTGGCCAAGGCGCCCGAGCAGGGGCGGAAGGTGGTCATCAACCCGGACCAGCTCCGCTGGCTCATGCGCCGGGCGCTGGGGGACGAGGCCTCGGTGGTCTCGGTCAAGGGCGGGCTGACCCTGCAGCGGGGTGGTTACGTGGTGCGGGAGGAAGAGCTGCGCGACGTGGTCGTCGACTTTTTGACCAAGCGCCTCTCCGGGATGGAAGGGGAGATCGAGCTGCGCAATTTGCGCCTGCCGGACGCGGTGTTTCTGCCGGGTGATTTTTCCGAGTTGAAGGTCCAGGAGCCGGACGAACTGGAGCCCGGCCGGGTGAACCTGCGCATCAAGGCGTTGACGGCCGACGGCCGCGAGCTGCGCTCCATCGTGGCCGGGGCCTTCGTGGACCGATGGATCGACGTGCCAGTGGCCGGACAGCCCCTCAACTCCGGCGACGTGCTGACCATGGACATGGTTGGCCACGACCGCAAGAACGCCGCCTATTTCAACGGCGAACCCGCCTCGATGGAGGGCCTGCCCCTGCGCGTCACCCGCTCCATCGGCCGGGGCATGGTCATCTATGAGGATGATCTGGAGGGCGTGCCCCTCATCGCCCGCGGGGAGAAGGTGAGGCTGGAGTACCGCGGCGAGAACGTGACCCTGCGAACCCGGGCCGAGGCCGAGACCGAAGGGACCTTCGGCGACATGATCATGGTACGCAACCTGCAGTCAGGCAGGAAGGTGCGGGCCCAGGTCTGGGACGACGGCACCGTGGTCGTCAAATAG
- a CDS encoding flagellar basal body L-ring protein FlgH encodes MHILPRTILSLVLAAVVAAPALLSGCAPADTSPEPSPVLTPPPGEPTRQDENPGSLFGTGQAENLFADNRARRLGDIVTVKVVETSEGTHEAETDADRASNLNLQVQSFFNKGNVRATPFGIPSFGLNGAPGDDPLAEVQSNSEFSATGETTRESELTATLGARVVDVLPSGMLQIEGAREMRINDETQVLIVRGLVRPQDIASDNSITSDKIADAKIQYFGQGVLADKQKPGWMIRVLDNIWPF; translated from the coding sequence ATGCATATCCTTCCCCGAACCATCCTTTCCCTGGTGCTGGCCGCCGTGGTGGCCGCCCCGGCGCTGCTGTCCGGCTGCGCCCCGGCCGACACCTCGCCGGAGCCTTCGCCGGTGCTCACCCCGCCCCCGGGCGAGCCCACCCGCCAGGATGAAAACCCCGGCTCCCTTTTCGGCACCGGCCAGGCGGAGAATCTCTTCGCCGACAACCGGGCCAGGCGGCTGGGGGACATCGTCACCGTGAAGGTGGTGGAGACCTCCGAGGGCACCCATGAGGCCGAGACCGACGCCGACAGGGCGAGCAACCTCAACCTCCAGGTGCAGAGCTTCTTCAACAAGGGCAACGTGCGGGCCACACCCTTCGGCATTCCCTCCTTCGGCCTCAACGGCGCTCCGGGCGACGATCCCCTGGCCGAGGTGCAGTCCAACTCCGAGTTCTCCGCCACTGGCGAGACAACCCGCGAGAGCGAGCTAACCGCCACCCTGGGCGCGCGCGTGGTGGACGTGCTGCCCTCGGGCATGCTGCAGATCGAGGGAGCGCGGGAGATGCGCATCAACGACGAGACCCAGGTTCTCATCGTGCGCGGATTGGTGCGGCCGCAGGACATCGCCTCGGACAACTCCATCACCTCGGACAAGATCGCCGACGCCAAGATCCAGTACTTCGGCCAGGGCGTGCTGGCGGACAAGCAGAAGCCGGGGTGGATGATCCGCGTGCTGGACAACATCTGGCCCTTCTAG
- a CDS encoding DUF448 domain-containing protein, producing MRGSGSRFRGGAVLSKGTHVPRRTCLACRGTNDKRDLERHVLAEDGTLTPDPEKRLPGRGYYSCRAESCRSRLAGMAGKLKKRKRG from the coding sequence ATCCGCGGAAGCGGAAGCCGATTCCGGGGAGGAGCGGTCCTGAGCAAGGGAACACACGTTCCCCGCAGGACCTGTCTGGCCTGCCGGGGAACCAACGACAAAAGAGATCTTGAACGCCACGTCCTCGCGGAAGACGGGACGTTGACGCCCGACCCGGAGAAGCGGTTGCCGGGGCGGGGATATTACAGTTGCCGCGCGGAAAGCTGCCGGTCTCGCTTGGCGGGGATGGCCGGAAAGCTGAAGAAACGGAAAAGGGGGTAG
- the flgG gene encoding flagellar basal-body rod protein FlgG yields the protein MMRSLWTAATGMVAQQTHIDTLSNNLANVNTTAFKKSRAEFEDLMYQTLQIAGTLNEGGNRVPTGMQVGMGVRPVTVHKYFSQGDFQNTGNPLDMAIEGDGFFLVDYNGQDAYTRAGSFKLNNEGTLVTANGYPLQPEFTVPEEAVNVVVTPNGRISALDAQGQELAGADLELYTFVNPSGLNSVGRNLYFETQASGPATAGTPGEDQYGTLAQGFLEGSNVELVDEMVSLIVGQRAFEINSKAITTSDSMLQTAIQVKR from the coding sequence ATGATGCGCTCACTGTGGACCGCGGCCACCGGCATGGTGGCCCAGCAGACCCACATCGACACCCTGTCCAACAACCTGGCCAACGTGAACACAACGGCCTTCAAGAAGAGCCGGGCCGAGTTCGAGGACCTCATGTACCAGACCCTGCAGATCGCGGGCACCCTCAACGAGGGAGGCAACCGCGTGCCCACGGGCATGCAGGTGGGCATGGGCGTGCGTCCGGTGACGGTGCACAAGTACTTCAGCCAAGGCGACTTCCAGAACACCGGCAACCCGCTGGACATGGCCATCGAGGGTGACGGTTTCTTCCTGGTGGATTACAACGGCCAGGACGCCTACACCCGCGCCGGCTCCTTCAAGCTGAACAACGAGGGCACCCTGGTCACGGCCAACGGCTACCCCCTGCAGCCGGAGTTCACCGTGCCCGAGGAGGCGGTCAACGTGGTGGTCACGCCCAACGGCCGCATCTCCGCCCTGGACGCCCAGGGACAGGAACTGGCCGGTGCCGACCTGGAGCTGTACACCTTCGTCAACCCCTCGGGCCTCAACTCCGTGGGCCGCAACCTCTACTTCGAGACCCAGGCCTCCGGCCCGGCCACGGCCGGCACGCCGGGCGAGGACCAGTACGGCACCCTGGCCCAGGGCTTCCTGGAAGGCTCCAACGTGGAGCTGGTGGACGAGATGGTCAGCCTCATCGTTGGCCAGCGCGCCTTCGAGATCAACTCCAAGGCCATCACCACCTCCGACTCCATGCTGCAAACCGCCATCCAGGTGAAGCGCTAG
- the flgF gene encoding flagellar basal-body rod protein FlgF, with translation MQDSIFSALFGALSNEHKMNMISNNLANVNTTGFKKDSVTFEDTFLRFAHDSVVDARPHMEADKLWPDAELKTRPRLSEQSTDFTQGGLKLTGNPLDLAIQGEGFFQVRDQNTGDTFLTRNGNFTRNAQGQVIDSNGNQLLAGGGPLELPSSETVRIDAAGNVRVGDRTLGQIDLVRPQDPGALEKVGNNLFRAPEGAEQLQTAQAVVPEGQDTPVVEATINQGYLESSNVEVVTEMVRMIETQRSFEAYSKIMQNTDQIDKRVIQLGSKTT, from the coding sequence ATGCAGGACAGCATTTTCTCAGCTTTGTTCGGTGCGCTCTCCAACGAGCACAAGATGAACATGATCTCCAATAATCTGGCCAACGTGAATACCACGGGCTTCAAGAAGGACAGCGTCACCTTCGAGGATACCTTCCTCCGTTTCGCCCATGATTCCGTGGTGGACGCCAGGCCGCACATGGAGGCCGACAAGCTGTGGCCCGACGCGGAGCTCAAGACCCGGCCAAGGCTGTCGGAGCAAAGCACGGACTTCACCCAGGGGGGGCTGAAGCTCACCGGAAACCCTCTGGACCTGGCCATCCAGGGCGAGGGTTTTTTCCAAGTGCGGGACCAGAACACCGGCGACACCTTTTTGACGCGCAACGGGAACTTCACCCGCAACGCCCAGGGCCAGGTCATCGACAGTAACGGCAATCAACTGCTGGCGGGCGGCGGCCCCCTGGAGCTGCCCTCCAGCGAGACGGTGCGCATCGACGCCGCGGGCAATGTGCGCGTGGGGGACCGCACCCTGGGCCAGATCGACCTGGTGCGGCCGCAGGACCCCGGGGCGCTGGAGAAGGTGGGCAACAACCTCTTCCGCGCGCCGGAAGGCGCGGAACAGCTGCAGACCGCCCAGGCCGTGGTGCCCGAGGGGCAGGACACGCCGGTGGTCGAGGCCACCATCAACCAGGGATATCTTGAATCCTCCAACGTGGAGGTGGTCACGGAGATGGTGCGCATGATCGAGACCCAGCGCTCCTTCGAGGCCTACAGCAAGATCATGCAAAACACGGATCAGATCGACAAGCGGGTCATCCAGCTTGGCAGCAAGACAACCTAG
- the rimP gene encoding ribosome maturation factor RimP: protein MELNRQELTSTLEELFAPALKALGLSLWGLELGTAHGGQVVRVYVEKEGGVELDECAEASRHLSAILDVEDPVPGSFSLEVSSPGLERPFFSPGQLADHVGGTVEMKLAEPLPGEGDRKKYTGPVRAVEDEAIRLEADGRELVIPWSLVKSCRLKIQDWDALTRGKQH, encoded by the coding sequence ATGGAATTGAACCGGCAGGAACTGACCAGCACCCTGGAGGAACTGTTCGCCCCGGCCCTGAAGGCTCTGGGGCTCAGCCTGTGGGGACTGGAACTGGGCACCGCCCACGGCGGACAGGTCGTCCGCGTCTACGTGGAGAAGGAAGGCGGCGTGGAGCTCGACGAGTGCGCCGAAGCCTCGCGCCACCTCAGCGCCATTCTCGACGTGGAGGACCCCGTGCCCGGTTCCTTCAGCCTGGAGGTTTCCTCGCCCGGACTGGAACGCCCCTTCTTCTCACCCGGGCAGCTCGCCGACCACGTGGGCGGGACCGTGGAGATGAAGCTCGCCGAGCCGCTGCCCGGCGAGGGCGACCGCAAGAAATACACCGGCCCCGTGCGGGCCGTCGAAGACGAGGCCATCCGCCTGGAGGCGGACGGCCGCGAACTGGTTATTCCCTGGTCGTTGGTGAAGTCCTGCCGCCTGAAAATTCAGGATTGGGACGCCCTGACCAGGGGCAAGCAACATTAA
- the nusA gene encoding transcription termination factor NusA — protein MSSELKKAIDQISKDRGIDRDLLVDTLEEAVRSSVMRKFGDTIDVEVNFNDETGDIEVFQFKIVVDEVEDPNTEISLEEAKEHDPTVELDDDLGFKLDVHDLGRIAAQSAKQVIIQRMRDAEQEIIYEEYKDRVGEIISGIIQRRDRTGWIINLGRTEALLPREEQIPKERYKRGDRVQGYVIEVLKEGRGPQVILSRSHPDYMAALFKREVPEVADGTVRLMGVARDPGIRAKVAVLSRDRDVDPVGACVGIRGSRIQQVVQEFRGERIDIVVWKPDIADYARNALSPAVITRIAVDDEEQQLDVVVPDDQLTLAIGRKGQNVKLASKLLGWKIDIFTETRYGELHAAREALEQLASVVEMNVDRFLSAGFESLEQIHEADDETLLESIEGLSEEHLGNLRSAVKFLMPRVEAAMAAEGAIAPLENVSLEGEDVETGGEEAAGEEAETAEPGSGEEETAESAEAEADSGEERS, from the coding sequence ATGAGCAGCGAACTCAAGAAGGCCATCGACCAGATCAGCAAGGACCGCGGCATCGATCGCGACCTCCTCGTGGACACCCTGGAGGAGGCCGTGCGCTCCTCGGTCATGCGCAAATTCGGCGACACCATCGACGTCGAGGTCAATTTCAACGACGAGACCGGGGACATCGAGGTCTTCCAGTTCAAGATCGTGGTCGACGAGGTCGAGGACCCCAACACCGAGATTTCCCTGGAAGAGGCCAAAGAGCACGACCCCACCGTGGAGCTGGACGACGACCTGGGCTTCAAGCTCGACGTGCACGACCTGGGCCGCATCGCCGCCCAGTCGGCCAAACAGGTCATCATCCAGCGCATGCGCGACGCCGAGCAGGAGATCATCTACGAGGAATACAAGGACCGCGTGGGCGAGATCATCTCCGGCATCATCCAGCGCCGCGACCGCACCGGCTGGATCATCAACCTCGGCCGCACCGAGGCCCTCCTTCCCCGCGAGGAACAGATCCCCAAGGAGCGCTACAAGCGCGGCGACCGCGTGCAGGGCTACGTCATCGAGGTGCTCAAGGAGGGCCGCGGCCCGCAGGTCATTCTTTCCCGCTCCCACCCGGACTACATGGCCGCCCTGTTCAAGCGCGAGGTGCCCGAGGTGGCCGACGGCACCGTGCGGCTCATGGGCGTTGCCCGCGACCCGGGCATCCGTGCCAAGGTGGCGGTTCTCTCCCGCGACCGCGACGTGGACCCCGTGGGCGCCTGCGTGGGCATCCGGGGCTCCCGCATCCAGCAGGTGGTGCAGGAGTTCCGTGGCGAGCGCATCGACATCGTGGTCTGGAAGCCGGACATCGCCGACTACGCCCGCAACGCCCTCTCCCCCGCGGTCATCACCCGCATCGCGGTGGACGACGAGGAGCAGCAGCTGGACGTGGTGGTGCCCGACGACCAGCTCACCCTGGCCATCGGCCGCAAGGGGCAGAACGTCAAGCTGGCTTCCAAGCTGCTGGGCTGGAAGATCGACATCTTCACCGAGACCCGCTACGGCGAACTGCACGCCGCCCGCGAGGCGCTTGAGCAATTGGCCTCGGTGGTGGAAATGAATGTGGACCGCTTCCTCTCCGCCGGCTTCGAGTCGCTGGAGCAGATTCACGAGGCGGACGACGAGACCTTGCTCGAGTCCATCGAGGGCCTGAGCGAGGAGCACCTGGGCAACCTGCGCAGCGCGGTCAAATTCCTGATGCCACGCGTGGAGGCCGCCATGGCCGCCGAGGGCGCGATCGCTCCGCTGGAGAACGTTTCTCTGGAGGGCGAGGACGTCGAGACCGGCGGGGAAGAAGCCGCCGGGGAAGAGGCGGAGACGGCCGAACCCGGCTCCGGTGAAGAGGAAACGGCGGAATCCGCGGAAGCGGAAGCCGATTCCGGGGAGGAGCGGTCCTGA
- the infB gene encoding translation initiation factor IF-2, which produces MAKLRVKDLAAELSVGNREVLQVLRDLDIPVKSHMSSLEDQQVDLVRQRLSQSGGSAEVTTKEIQPGVVRRRRKRSRAKAGEAPEAPVKAPEPEAPVEEPPVEAEAEASAAPEKPEVPVEPEAPAQAEVEKAAEAEEPAPKPRGKKKVEPVQQTARIITPAGVEPPAPEAPEAPVEEAQPEEAPEAPPAEAEAPAEEVAPAAEAAEPEEAPAEPEAPAEEEAPAAEAPAEEKKAEKAAKAEEAEDEDAKNKKTEKFSGSQVKVIARPDPNEKPAKPSRPARPAGGRPPREGAAPGGGAGRRKDRRVVEFKDTPAAEPGKGAAPAPGQQQQPSGRRKDARGPKGKKGRKGAQQGQRPSRFEELEAAAKLGPPPKTQPTTAPMKAQKRKLRIEDAIRVSDMAHQMGVKAPELMRVLMSMGIMATINQSLDLDTASVVASEFGYEVERVGFSEEEFIIPTEADKPEDLKARPPVVTIMGHVDHGKTSLLDAIRSSDVTGGEAGGITQHIGAYHVTTGRGDVVFLDTPGHEAFTAMRARGANVTDIVILVVAADDGVMDQTREAVNHSKAAGVPIVVAVNKIDKEDADPDRPRRELADMGLVPEEWGGETIFTNVSAKQRLGLDELLELLLLQSEVLELQANPDKPARGHIVEARLDRGRGPVGTLLVQEGTLRAGDAFVCGLHWGKVRAMFDDTGKRIKEAGPAMPVEVQGFDGVPEAGDEFVAVADEKVARKIADDRQTKQRERELAKESKVTLESFLQSRPDQEVQTLNLVLKADVQGSLEAINEALVKLSTDKVKVDIIHTGAGAITESDILLASASDAVIIGFNVRPTAKIKEVAEQENVDIRFYDIIYKLVDDIKAAMTGMLAPVVSESYLGQAEVRETFHISRIGTVAGSYVTDGKMKRDAKIRLLRDGVVIHTGELSSLKRFKDDAKEVAKGYECGMTIKNFNDIKEGDVIEAFEMVEEAATL; this is translated from the coding sequence ATGGCGAAATTGAGGGTCAAGGACCTGGCTGCCGAGCTGAGCGTCGGCAACCGGGAGGTCTTGCAGGTCCTGCGAGACCTGGACATCCCGGTGAAAAGCCACATGAGCAGCCTGGAAGACCAGCAAGTGGATTTGGTGCGTCAGCGCCTGTCGCAGAGCGGCGGTTCCGCGGAAGTGACCACCAAGGAGATTCAGCCCGGCGTGGTGCGCCGCCGCCGCAAGCGGTCGCGCGCAAAGGCCGGGGAAGCCCCCGAAGCCCCCGTGAAGGCTCCCGAGCCCGAAGCTCCGGTCGAGGAGCCTCCGGTGGAGGCCGAGGCCGAAGCGTCCGCCGCCCCGGAGAAGCCCGAGGTTCCGGTCGAGCCCGAAGCCCCGGCCCAGGCCGAGGTCGAGAAGGCCGCCGAGGCGGAAGAGCCCGCGCCCAAGCCGCGCGGGAAGAAGAAGGTCGAGCCCGTGCAGCAGACGGCCCGCATCATCACGCCCGCGGGTGTGGAGCCCCCCGCCCCCGAAGCTCCCGAAGCCCCCGTGGAAGAGGCTCAGCCCGAGGAGGCCCCCGAGGCTCCTCCGGCAGAGGCCGAAGCCCCCGCCGAGGAGGTTGCCCCCGCCGCCGAGGCTGCCGAGCCCGAGGAAGCCCCCGCCGAGCCCGAAGCCCCCGCCGAGGAAGAGGCTCCAGCCGCCGAAGCCCCCGCCGAGGAAAAGAAGGCCGAGAAGGCCGCCAAGGCTGAAGAGGCCGAGGACGAGGACGCCAAGAACAAGAAGACCGAAAAGTTCAGCGGGTCGCAGGTCAAGGTCATCGCCCGGCCCGACCCCAACGAGAAGCCCGCCAAGCCCTCGCGTCCCGCCCGCCCCGCCGGCGGCCGCCCGCCCCGCGAGGGCGCCGCTCCGGGTGGAGGCGCCGGACGCCGCAAGGACCGCCGCGTGGTGGAGTTCAAGGACACCCCGGCCGCGGAACCCGGCAAGGGCGCCGCTCCCGCCCCCGGACAACAGCAGCAGCCTTCCGGCCGCCGCAAGGACGCCCGGGGGCCCAAGGGCAAGAAGGGCCGCAAGGGAGCCCAGCAGGGCCAGCGCCCCTCCCGCTTCGAGGAGCTGGAGGCCGCGGCCAAGCTCGGGCCGCCGCCCAAGACGCAGCCCACCACCGCGCCCATGAAGGCCCAGAAGCGCAAGCTGCGCATCGAGGACGCCATCCGCGTTTCCGACATGGCCCACCAGATGGGCGTCAAGGCCCCCGAGCTGATGCGCGTGCTCATGAGCATGGGCATCATGGCCACCATCAACCAGTCCCTGGACCTGGACACCGCTTCGGTGGTGGCTTCCGAGTTCGGCTACGAAGTTGAGCGCGTGGGCTTCTCCGAGGAGGAATTCATCATCCCCACCGAGGCGGACAAGCCCGAGGACCTCAAGGCGCGCCCCCCGGTCGTGACCATCATGGGCCACGTCGACCACGGCAAGACGTCCCTGCTGGACGCCATCCGCAGCTCCGACGTCACCGGCGGCGAGGCCGGCGGCATCACCCAGCACATCGGCGCCTACCACGTGACCACCGGCCGGGGCGACGTGGTGTTCCTGGACACCCCAGGCCACGAGGCCTTCACGGCCATGCGCGCCCGGGGAGCCAACGTCACGGACATCGTCATCCTGGTGGTGGCGGCCGACGACGGCGTCATGGACCAGACCCGCGAAGCGGTGAACCATTCCAAGGCCGCGGGCGTGCCCATCGTGGTGGCCGTGAACAAGATCGACAAGGAGGACGCCGACCCGGACCGTCCCCGGCGCGAACTGGCCGACATGGGCCTTGTGCCGGAGGAATGGGGCGGCGAGACCATCTTCACCAACGTCTCCGCCAAACAGCGGCTGGGCCTGGACGAGCTGCTGGAGCTTCTGCTCCTGCAGTCCGAGGTCCTGGAACTGCAGGCCAACCCGGACAAGCCCGCCCGCGGCCACATCGTCGAGGCGCGGCTGGACCGGGGCCGGGGACCGGTGGGCACCCTGCTGGTGCAGGAGGGCACCCTCCGCGCCGGCGACGCCTTCGTCTGCGGCCTGCACTGGGGCAAGGTGCGCGCCATGTTCGACGACACCGGCAAGCGCATCAAGGAAGCCGGTCCGGCCATGCCGGTCGAGGTGCAGGGCTTCGACGGCGTGCCCGAAGCGGGCGACGAGTTCGTGGCCGTGGCCGACGAGAAGGTGGCGCGGAAGATCGCCGACGACCGCCAGACCAAGCAGCGTGAGCGCGAACTGGCCAAGGAGTCCAAAGTCACCCTGGAGTCCTTCCTCCAGTCCCGCCCCGACCAGGAAGTGCAGACCCTCAACCTGGTGCTCAAGGCCGACGTGCAGGGCTCCCTGGAGGCCATCAACGAGGCCCTGGTCAAGCTCTCCACCGACAAGGTCAAGGTGGACATCATCCACACCGGCGCGGGGGCCATCACCGAGTCGGACATCCTGCTGGCCTCGGCCTCGGACGCCGTCATCATCGGCTTCAACGTCCGGCCCACGGCCAAGATCAAGGAAGTGGCCGAGCAGGAAAACGTGGACATCCGCTTCTACGACATCATCTACAAGCTGGTGGACGACATCAAGGCGGCCATGACCGGCATGCTGGCCCCGGTGGTCTCCGAATCCTACCTGGGTCAGGCCGAGGTGCGCGAGACCTTCCACATCTCCCGCATCGGCACCGTGGCGGGCAGCTACGTCACCGACGGCAAGATGAAGCGCGACGCCAAGATCCGCCTGCTGCGCGACGGCGTGGTCATCCACACCGGCGAGCTGTCCTCCCTGAAACGCTTCAAGGACGACGCCAAGGAAGTGGCCAAGGGCTACGAGTGCGGCATGACCATCAAGAACTTCAACGACATCAAGGAAGGCGACGTCATCGAGGCCTTTGAAATGGTCGAGGAGGCGGCCACCCTCTAG
- a CDS encoding rod-binding protein, giving the protein MPSFIGAGLSPNLPGGEGTDTEFAVRQARMTQLKDKLEQGKASKAELQEACKDFEAIFINKLWNQMRSTIPKEGYLHSKYEDKYLSMFDNELSKKFANSGGIGLADMLYEQLATRLKQEASPQEADVRSLAGPDRLGGLPSLDDVPGVPGGGGENHVNPADLSREEVRRRVDELAGRIAAEAGSADGSGKSLADSPENTPPGGRNDRPGARPENWASDGLARASQATDGAGNADEEKTT; this is encoded by the coding sequence ATGCCCAGCTTCATCGGTGCGGGCCTGTCCCCCAACCTTCCCGGCGGCGAGGGCACGGACACGGAATTCGCCGTGCGCCAGGCGCGCATGACCCAGCTCAAGGACAAACTGGAGCAGGGCAAGGCGAGCAAGGCGGAGTTGCAGGAGGCCTGCAAGGACTTCGAGGCCATCTTCATCAACAAGCTGTGGAACCAGATGCGTTCCACCATCCCCAAGGAGGGGTACCTCCACTCCAAGTACGAGGACAAGTACCTCTCCATGTTCGACAACGAACTGTCCAAGAAGTTCGCCAACTCGGGCGGCATCGGCCTGGCCGACATGCTCTACGAGCAGCTGGCCACCCGGCTCAAGCAGGAGGCCTCCCCGCAGGAGGCTGACGTGCGCTCCCTGGCCGGACCGGACCGGCTGGGCGGGCTGCCCTCCCTGGACGACGTGCCGGGCGTTCCCGGCGGCGGGGGGGAAAACCACGTCAACCCGGCGGACCTCAGCCGCGAGGAGGTGCGGCGGCGGGTGGATGAACTGGCCGGACGGATAGCCGCCGAGGCCGGTTCGGCGGACGGCTCTGGCAAGAGCCTTGCAGATTCTCCTGAAAACACCCCGCCCGGCGGCAGAAACGACCGCCCCGGGGCCCGGCCGGAAAACTGGGCCTCGGACGGACTGGCCAGGGCATCCCAGGCCACGGACGGTGCGGGGAACGCGGATGAGGAGAAGACCACATGA
- a CDS encoding DUF503 domain-containing protein yields the protein MYFGVLRLEFTLHGNRSLKGKRKVANSIKMKLRSKFNVSVAEVGPLDDPGRLDLAAVSVAGDYNVLEGRMQKALNMVEAAADEELTDSSVDIFSED from the coding sequence ATGTACTTCGGCGTGCTGCGACTGGAGTTCACCCTGCACGGCAACCGCTCCCTCAAGGGCAAGCGCAAGGTGGCCAACTCCATCAAGATGAAGCTGCGGAGCAAATTCAACGTCTCCGTGGCCGAGGTCGGGCCCCTGGACGATCCGGGGCGGCTCGACCTCGCCGCCGTCAGCGTGGCCGGCGACTACAACGTGCTCGAGGGCAGGATGCAGAAGGCCCTGAACATGGTCGAGGCGGCCGCGGACGAGGAGCTGACCGACAGCTCCGTGGACATATTCAGCGAGGATTGA
- a CDS encoding flagellar basal body P-ring protein FlgI — protein sequence MTKAFPRNIAAALAAGLLLAALAACFASEAGAVRLKDIASFKGVRSNQLVGYGLVVGLGGTGDRRGSDFTIQSMVNMLDKMGVRVDQDQLRSRNVAAVMVTADMPVSVRPGSKLDVTVSSLGDAESLFGGTLLMTPLKGVDGQVYAVAQGALTLGGFLAQGEAAQAQKNSTTVARIPNGATVERGVPFEFNDMDTMTVNLNMADFSTTMQVVRSINRSLGGEFASARDISTIDVDVPDRFKGKLVPLMASLENLRVRPDGKAKVVVDEKTGTVVLGQNVRLGTVAVAHGNLEVVIAESAEVSQPRAFAEGETVAVPETELGVEEENNRLILMEGATLRELVDGLNAIGATPRDLISILRTLKQAGALMAELEVI from the coding sequence ATGACAAAGGCCTTTCCCCGCAACATCGCCGCCGCGTTGGCGGCCGGACTGCTCCTGGCCGCGCTGGCCGCCTGCTTCGCTTCCGAAGCCGGGGCCGTGCGGCTCAAGGACATCGCCTCCTTCAAGGGCGTCCGTTCCAACCAGCTTGTCGGCTACGGCCTGGTGGTCGGGCTGGGCGGCACCGGCGACCGCCGGGGCTCCGACTTCACCATCCAGTCCATGGTCAATATGCTGGACAAGATGGGCGTGCGCGTGGACCAGGACCAGCTGCGCTCCCGCAACGTAGCCGCGGTCATGGTCACGGCGGACATGCCCGTCTCCGTGCGGCCGGGCAGCAAGCTCGACGTCACCGTCTCCTCCCTGGGCGACGCCGAAAGCCTCTTCGGCGGCACCCTGCTCATGACCCCGCTCAAGGGCGTGGACGGCCAAGTATACGCCGTGGCCCAGGGCGCGCTGACGCTGGGCGGTTTTTTGGCCCAGGGCGAGGCGGCCCAGGCGCAGAAGAACTCCACCACCGTGGCCCGCATCCCCAACGGGGCCACCGTGGAGCGGGGCGTGCCTTTTGAATTCAACGACATGGACACCATGACGGTGAACCTCAACATGGCCGATTTTTCCACCACCATGCAGGTGGTGCGCTCCATCAACCGCAGCCTGGGCGGCGAGTTCGCCTCCGCGAGGGACATCTCCACCATCGACGTGGATGTTCCAGACCGCTTCAAGGGCAAGCTGGTGCCGCTCATGGCCTCCCTGGAGAACCTGCGGGTGCGTCCCGACGGCAAGGCCAAGGTGGTGGTGGACGAAAAAACCGGCACGGTTGTGCTGGGCCAGAACGTCCGCCTGGGCACCGTGGCAGTGGCCCACGGCAATCTGGAAGTGGTCATCGCCGAGAGCGCCGAGGTCTCCCAGCCGCGCGCCTTCGCCGAGGGCGAGACAGTGGCCGTGCCGGAGACCGAACTGGGCGTGGAGGAGGAGAACAACCGCCTTATCCTCATGGAGGGGGCCACCCTGCGCGAGCTGGTGGACGGCCTCAACGCCATCGGGGCCACCCCGCGCGACCTCATCTCCATCCTGCGCACCCTCAAGCAGGCCGGCGCGCTCATGGCGGAACTGGAGGTTATCTAG